From the Hevea brasiliensis isolate MT/VB/25A 57/8 chromosome 15, ASM3005281v1, whole genome shotgun sequence genome, one window contains:
- the LOC110671094 gene encoding non-specific lipid transfer protein GPI-anchored 20-like, producing the protein MDLFVSFSRMVPVLAIALIVLIFPAHGQINTPCTPSFLSSFAPCMNFLTNSSANGTSPSQDCCSSLKNLTSNGMDCLCLIFTGSVPFQIPINRSLAISLPRACNMQRVPVQCKASVSPIPAPGPASLGPSLSPRVSPPAASPKASVVPEPTPSTLPPESSTTPVLTPPSPTVDTGAPTSTTGSRPVLNPPSSAAESSHSLSPSFLLFAIGFVVLKYY; encoded by the exons ATGGACCTCTTTGTGTCTTTTTCAAGAATGGTTCCCGTTTTAGCCATAGCTTTGATAGTCTTGATTTTCCCCGCTCATGGCCAAATCAATACCCCATGCACGCCTTCGTTTCTTTCCAGCTTCGCCCCTTGTATGAATTTCCTTACAAATAGCAGTGCCAATGGCACTTCCCCATCTCAAGATTGTTGCAGTTCACTAAAGAACCTTACAAGTAATGGCATGGACTGTTTGTGCCTCATTTTTACTGGAAGTGTTCCCTTCCAGATTCCGATCAATAGATCCTTAGCCATATCTCTCCCTCGTGCTTGTAACATGCAGCGCGTCCCAGTTCAATGCAAAG CCTCGGTTTCACCAATTCCTGCTccag GTCCTGCCTCACTTGGACCGTCTCTCTCACCTCGAGTTTCTCCACCTGCTGCTAGTCCTAAAG CTTCTGTTGTTCCTGAGCCAACTCCATCCACTCTTCCACCAGAATCCAGCACAACACCAGTCCTGACTCCACCGTCTCCAACAGTAGATACTGGAGCCCCAACGTCGACTACAGGGAGCCGCCCAGTTCTAAATCCTCCATCATCGGCTGCTGAGTCCTCTCACAGCCTTTCACCTTCTTTTCTACTATTTGCAATAGGATTTGTAGTTCTGAAATACTACTAG
- the LOC110671095 gene encoding non-specific lipid transfer protein GPI-anchored 5, with amino-acid sequence MQHREMAMNLALILVGMLWARAMAQSSCSSVIISMSPCLNYVTGNSLTPSLQCCTQLSIVVHSSPQCLCEVINGGGSSLGININRTQALTLPGACNVQTPPISRCYATSPAAFPTGTPEVPGTPSGTGSKTAPSEKNGPGKSSGSPIKLSISLLAFALFAASYVSTFMTY; translated from the exons ATGCAACACAGAGAGATGGCGATGAATTTGGCTCTGATATTAGTGGGTATGTTATGGGCAAGAGCCATGGCTCAGTCTAGTTGTTCGAGCGTCATAATAAGCATGTCACCATGCCTGAATTACGTCACAGGGAATTCCTTAACACCATCTTTACAGTGCTGCACACAACTTTCTATTGTCGTTCACTCTTCCCCCCAATGCTTGTGTGAGGTTATAAATGGTGGTGGCTCATCACTTGGGATAAACATCAATCGGACACAGGCTCTAACCTTACCTGGTGCTTGCAATGTTCAAACTCCACCCATTAGCCGCTGCTATG CTACATCTCCAGCTGCCTTTCCAACAGGAACACCAGAAGTTCCAGGTACACCTTCAG GAACTGGATCTAAAACTGCGCCATCAGAAAAGAATGGTCCCGGAAAATCAAGTGGAAGCCCGATCAAATTGTCAATCTCGCTGCTCGCTTTTGCTCTATTTGCAGCTTCATATGTTTCAACCTTCATGACATACTGA
- the LOC110671090 gene encoding uncharacterized protein LOC110671090, with protein sequence MEKGSSAPTTDLREGGNEFSDISLRPFEVSDVDDFMVWASDERVYHFCTFHPYTSKEDGIDYIKNTAIPHPWLRAICLNNRPIGSISVTKNSGSDICRGELGYVLAAQYWGKGIATRAVKMVAKTIFSQRPEMERLEALVDVENVGSQRVLEKAGFMREGVLRKYFIRKGRSRDTVMFSLLSTDPVI encoded by the coding sequence ATGGAGAAAGGTTCTTCTGCACCAACAACAGACTTGCGAGAAGGTGGTAACGAATTTTCCGACATCTCTCTTCGTCCATTCGAGGTCTCCGATGTCGATGATTTCATGGTCTGGGCTTCTGATGAGAGAGTGTATCATTTTTGTACTTTCCATCCTTACACTAGCAAAGAAGATGGCATAGACTATATAAAAAACACTGCTATACCCCACCCATGGTTGAGGGCAATATGCCTTAACAACAGGCCTATTGGTTCCATTTCAGTGACAAAGAATTCAGGTAGTGATATATGCAGAGGTGAACTTGGCTATGTTCTGGCTGCCCAATACTGGGGCAAGGGGATTGCAACAAGGGCAGTGAAAATGGTGGCCAAAACCATTTTTAGCCAACGGCCAGAAATGGAGAGACTTGAAGCCTTGGTAGATGTAGAAAACGTGGGCTCTCAAAGGGTACTAGAGAAAGCTGGCTTCATGAGAGAAGGTGTCCTAAGAAAGTATTTTATTCGGAAGGGAAGGTCTAGAGATACGGTGATGTTTAGTCTTCTTTCTACTGATCCTGTAATTTGA
- the LOC131174127 gene encoding uncharacterized mitochondrial protein AtMg00810-like: MLGCKPTESPIEANHKLQAGVGESMDIGRYQRLVGRLIYLSHTRLDIAYAVGLIKAFTDTDWGGSLDDRRSTSSYYTFVGGNLVTWRSKKQNVTARSSAEAEFRAMAQVTCFRCSPLQVKQNGP; this comes from the exons ATGCTAGGTTGTAAACCAACAGAGTCTCCCATTGAGgcaaatcacaaattacaagctGGAGTTGGGGAATCCATGGATATTGGGAGATATCAGAGGTTGGTTGGCAGATTGATTTACCTTTCGCATACCAGACTAGATATAGCATATGCAGTGGGTCTA ATTAAGGCTTTTACAGATACAGATTGGGGTGGATCTCTTGATGATAGGAGATCGACATCTAGTTACTATACTTTTGTTGGTGGTAATCTAGtcacttggagaagcaagaagcaaaaTGTGACAGCTAGATCCAGTGCAGAGGCTGAGTTTAGAGCAATGGCTCAAG TCACGTGTTTTCGTTGCTCACCACTCCAAGTAAAGCAAAATGGACCTTAA